The Euphorbia lathyris chromosome 3, ddEupLath1.1, whole genome shotgun sequence genome contains a region encoding:
- the LOC136222240 gene encoding cysteine-rich receptor-like protein kinase 44 has product MAKMNSISQIILSIHLLIRLASGQSFLECNNTANFTSDSTYSYNLNRLLYLIVRNTGNATGLFFSTSIGQGSDQVYGHSFCQADFAGQRCNEVMNDLIGAITSRCPNQKEAIAVGIYGIRYANRPINGIVELEPTRDPADLQDLDLDTTTQFYKIWNGLMEEVAEKASRKTVIKFATGEANYSSSDSDDRKIYVLMQCLPDLSATNCSYCLRQVVSYYRSKFDGKAGGYVQKPSCWFRWEFNPFYQITTGVAPPPPQLSPPPSPVRIVKDSRNGGITFKVVVITVVAIFFLLVVTLIYILYRRKKTSNYQPSQDFYEDTKFLQFDIETLRIATNNFSIHNKLGEGGFGTVYKGRLSNGENIAVKRWSKTSTQGEVEFENEVVLLAKLQHRNLVRFFGYCFQESERLLVYEFVPNQSLDSYIFDSQRRVELDWNKRYKIIEGITRGILYLHQDSQLQIIHRDLKPSNILLDEKMNPKISDFGTAKLFAVDQSQISTRRIVGTYGYMPPEYAIYGQISTKSDVFSFGVLVLEILSGQKVSDFGNAQANDNNLLSYAWRNWKEGTPLNVIDKILMRSGSRHEMVRCIHIGLLCVQKDLGRRPSMASINLMLSSHSVTLPVPSKPAYLMTATDLKEELIMKEQSVNEVSVSDLSAR; this is encoded by the exons atggCTAAGATGAATTCAATTTCCCAAATCATCCTATCTATCCATTTGTTGATTAGGCTTGCGAGTGGCCAGTCATTTTTGGAATGCAACAACACAGCAAACTTCACTTCCGATAGCACTTACTCTTATAACCTAAATCGCCTCCTCTATCTTATCGTTAGAAACACCGGAAACGCTACCGGTTTATTCTTCAGCACCTCCATCGGCCAAGGTTCCGATCAAGTATACGGTCATTCGTTTTGCCAAGCTGATTTCGCAGGACAACGTTGTAACGAGgtgatgaatgatttaattgGTGCGATTACAAGTCGCTGTCCAAACCAGAAAGAAGCAATTGCCGTCGGAATCTACGGTATCCGGTATGCAAATCGGCCGATCAACGGAATTGTGGAGCTGGAACCGACGAGAGATCCAGCGGATTTGCAGGACCTCGATTTGGATACTACGACGCAGTTTTATAAAATTTGGAACGGTTTGATGGAAGAAGTTGCAGAAAAAGCTTCGAGGAAAACGGTGATTAAGTTTGCGACAGGGGAAGCGAATTATTCAAGTTCAGATTCCGATGATCGGAAAATATATGTACTGATGCAGTGTTTGCCTGATTTGTCGGCGACTAATTGTAGCTATTGCCTCCGGCAAGTGGTGAGTTACTACCGAAGTAAGTTCGACGGGAAGGCAGGAGGTTATGTTCAGAAACCAAGCTGTTGGTTTAGATGGGAATTTAATCCTTTCTATCAAATTACAACTGGTGTTGCTCCGCCGCCGCCGCAGCTATCTCCTCCACCCTCGCCGGTGAGAATAGTAAAAG ATTCAAGAAATGGAGGCATTACATTTAAAGTTGTGGTGATTACCGTTGTTGCCATCTTCTTCTTGCTTGTTGTGACATTAATATACATATTATACCGTAGGAAGAAGACATCTAACTACCAACCTAGCCAAG atttttatgAAGACACAAAGTTCTTGCAATTCGATATTGAGACTCTCCGAATTGCGACAAATAATTTCTCGATTCACAATAAGCTTGGAGAAGGCGGATTTGGAACTGTTTATAAG GGTAGGCTTTCTAACGGAGAAAATATAGCCGTGAAGAGATGGTCAAAAACTTCAACACAAGGAGAGGTTGAATTTGAAAACGAGGTCGTATTACTAGCCAAACTTCAACACAGGAATTTGGTTAGATTTTTTGGTTACTGTTTCCAAGAGAGTGAAAGGCTTCTCGTCTATGAGTTTGTTCCCAATCAAAGCCTCGACTCCTACATATTCG ATTCACAAAGGCGGGTAGAATTAGATTGGAACAAACGATACAAAATCATAGAGGGAATCACTCGAGGAATTCTTTATCTTCATCAAGATTCTCAATTACAGATTATTCATCGTGATCTCAAACCAAGTAATATTTTATTAGATGAGAAAATGAACCCAAAAATCTCAGATTTTGGAACAGCCAAGTTGTTTGCAGTGGACCAGTCTCAAATTTCCACTCGCAGAATTGTGGGAACCTA TGGGTATATGCCTCCAGAATATGCAATTTATGGGCAAATCTCAACAAAATCTGATGTGTTTAGCTTTGGTGTGCTTGTTTTGGAAATCTTGAGTGGTCAAAAGGTTAGCGATTTCGGCAATGCCCAAGCCAACGATAACAATCTTTTGAGCTAT GCATGGAGAAATTGGAAGGAAGGAACACCATTAAATGTGATTGATAAAATTCTAATGAGAAGTGGTTCAAGACATGAAATGGTAAGATGTATTCATATTGGGTTACTGTGTGTTCAAAAAGATTTGGGAAGAAGACCATCTATGGCTTCCATTAATCTTATGCTTAGCAGTCATTCTGTGACCCTTCCTGTGCCTTCAAAACCTGCATATTTGATGACTGCTACAGACTTGAAAGAAGAATTAATCATGAAGGAGCAATCTGTGAATGAGGTTTCTGTTTCTGATCTAAGTGCTCGATGA